The Desulfobacterales bacterium region GAAAACAGCGAATTAATGGAACGTCTGCGTAGAAGAAGTACGCCCGGCAGAAGCGAAGAAACCAAATTTGTGGGCGTGTTTCGCATCGACAAGGAGCTTCCCTTAATCGGAGCGGGTGAATAACATAAACCGGCTATGATCATGATTTCGGCCACGCCAGGGTATTTTTTCCAGACCGGCAGGAACTCGCTGTCGCTCAAACAGCCTGCCGCTCTTCCAAAAACACCCTGGCGCCGCCTCCCTGCCGTGGGAAAGTGGCCGAAACGATGATCAAGGCCCATAAACAGATGACCGGAGGTTGATGCATAGTGACGGATACAGAATTCATTCGGCAGCAGGTTCTCGAATTGATAACTCGCCAGAAATTGGGCGTGCTTTCGACCTATGGCGATGGGCAGCCGTTTGCGAGTTTGGTAGCGATTGCAGGAACTGAGGATCTAAAGCACCTTATATTTGCAACGCCCAAAAGCACCAGAAAGTTCAATAATATTCTGATGCATCCAAAGGTGGCCGTGCTCGTCAACAGCAGCACGAATCGGGTGGCTGATATTCAGGAGGCTGCAGCCGTCACGGTAACGGGAAAGGCCGTCGAGGTTATGGATAGCAGCAGCCGTAAGGCATTTGCGGACATCTTTGTTGACAAGCACCCCCATCTAAAAGCGTTTATCGCTGAGCCCGCCACTGCCCTGGTCTGTGTTATCGCGGATACCTATTATCTTGTAAAACAGTTTCAGAATGTGATGACATTGCAGATAACTTAACATCAAAACCCCCTTCCGTTTTTTTGACGAAAGGACGACATGGGAAAGAATACCAGTGACAGCGGCTCGAATGAGTCAGCGGTTTGCAAACTCGACGCCCGCTCGGTGTTTGATTCATTGTCCGCCCACATTGCTATTTTGGATGAAAATGGCGTCATTGTGGATACCAATCAGGCGTGGCGGGATTTTGCCGTGCAAAACGGAAAGTCCAGCGGATATGATTCAATCGGTGAGAATTACCTGAGAATCTGCGAGCTCGCCGAGGGAGAAGATGCGGCTGTAGCGAAAAAAATTGCAGCGGGTATCGGTCAAGTTACCAAGGGCCTGCGTAAAGAGTTTGTGCATGATTATCCCTGTCATTCGCCTAGTGCCAGGTACTGGTATTATATCCGCGTGATTCGAATGTCCGGCCGGCGGCCGGTGTATGTGGTGGTCAGTCACGAGGACATCACGAATTTGAAACTTACGGAAGAGGCGTTGCGAAACAGCCGTGAAGCGCTGGAGGAGACGAATATTGCGTTGAAAGTGCTGCTAAAACAGCGTGAGGCGGATAAACTGGAGCTGGAAAAGAAAGTGCTGGCGAATGTGAAGGAGTTGGTTTTCCCCTACCTTAACAAATTAAAAACCGCGCCGCTTAAAGCCAGGGAAAAAACGATCGTGGATATCATCGTTGACCATTTGAATGATATCATTTCCCCGTTGATGCAAAGCCTGTCCCACCTTAATATTTTCCTGACCCCCCAGGAAATGCAGATTGCAACGCTGGTGAAAGACGGAAAAAGCACCCAGGAAATATCCGATCTGCTCCATATCTCAGAGGCAACTGTTAGTTTTCATAGAAAAAACATTCGAAAAAAGCTTGGCATCAGTAATCAGAACCGCAACCTGAGGTCTTATCTGATGACCCTTGAAAAATAGCTGGGTTTCTTATCAAGTTCCTTTGCTTTGGTGGCCGAAAGCGTTTTCCCGCCGGCCTCAAAAAACTACCAGCGGATTTTTGACGGATTCCCCATAAAGACGGTCTGTTTGATTGGCCGGTCTGCATGGTTTTGGGTGGAATACCTGGTAATTTCCATTTGCGTTTTCAGAGGCGGCTGGTGGCCGTTATAACCGGTGCGGAGATTCATCTCAGATAGGTTCGTGCGCCGGCATATCGCGTCGCGAAGCATGGATCGGAAATGGCGTCTTTACGAATGGTTTTTCCCTTTCCCGGCGCATGGATAAAGCCATCATTGCCGGTATAGACCCCGACATGAGAGATTTGGTCGGGGTGGATAAAAGAGAAGAAGACGAGATCTCCCTTTTTCAAGTCGTGCCGATCTATCGGTTCGCCGGATGCATACTGGTCTTGAGAGCAGCGCGGAAGGTTGAAGCCGTTAACCTGGTAGACGGCCATGACAAGCCCGCTGCAGTCAAATCCTTCATCCGGTGAAGTTCCGCCCCATTGATAGGGGAGTCCGATGAAGTTTTCGGCCGTTTCCACAAGACTTTCCCGCAGGGCAGGGGCGTTATATGCTAACGATTTTGCTGCCGGATACCCCGCAAGGGATACGATGTAATGTTCCCGGATAATGCCCGCGTTCACAAGAGATTTGGCTTTCACCATGGCCTCTTCTTGAGATGCGAAATCGCCGAAACGTACTTTGAAAAGCCCGGACTTGTCATGATAGTAGTAGGCGCTGAGGCGTTTAAGCTCCAGGGCTTGGGTCAGGCGTATTGCATTTTCAACGGTGGAAAAAGCGCCGGCCTGAATGGTAAATCGCACGGGAATGATTTCCGTCATTGATTGTGATGATGGCGGAAGCGTTTTCCAGGCGCAACCCGACACCGCCAGCAGGGCACATACGAAAGCGCAAATCCCGGCAAGCGAGCGCGAACGATATCTGAAAGTTTCAGTTAAGGGAATGAAGTTGAATATGATCCTAATATTTTAGGCCCTTTCGATCACCATATACCCTTTACCAGAAACATGCACGCTTTTGCATGTATATTCGCCGAAGGTGAAAGAAGGCTTTTATGCATCCCAGCATTCCAGCATTCCAGCATCCCAGCATCCGGCTTTGCCGGATTAGGTTAATCCGGAGCCGAGGCGCCAAGTTAAGTGCTAATCGAGGAGATGAGTAACTCGGTCATCATATTCACTTGCTTTATCTTGTCGGCCGGTTGTTCCAGAATAAACCATGAGATGGCAAAGCGCGTGCATATTCCCATGAACATGTTCCGGAAAAGCCGCGCATTGGCATTCGGGCGAAAATCACCGGTCTTTACTCCCTCGGTCACAATATCTTCGATAACCCCGAAGTGGTGCTGAAAAGATTTATAACCATCCGAGGCATAAAATTGCTGGCTCAGCAGAATTTGATAAAATACCTTTGATATTTCATAGTCCTTTAAAAAGAATGAAAAAATAAACTGAATGTATCTTTCTAATTTGGTTGCAGGGCGAGTAGCGTGAAACAGCTCTTCAACTTTGGTATAATACCGTTCTATTCGTTTTTTGGGAATGGATATCATCAGTTGGTCTTTGTTTGCGAAATAATCATAAACCGTTCCTTCGGCGACGCCGGCGGCGGAGGCAATTTCAGACATGGTTGCCTTTAGAAATCCTTTTGCGTCGAATACTTTTTCAGCGGCAATCAAAATCTTGTCTTCAGTGGAAATTTGTTGCACGCTAACAGTTGATTTTGAAATCATGGCATGGATCATCGCGATCATGTCATCTATATTTGCCATGGGGTCTGCCGTTTCACCGGTTACCGCTATTCCCAATGTTTCAAAATCAAGCATGCCGATGATGGCATCCTGTACAAAGGACATCGGTATATCCTCACGAAAAATCCCTTCACGAACCCCATTTTGCAAGATACCCGCTATAATCGATTCATATTTTTGCAATACCTCGTAAGCCGGGGTTGTGTAGAAATGATCGCTCGGTCGGCATTGCAAAATAAGAATTTTCGCGAGTTCTTTATGTTGTGCGAAAAAGCTGAGATGGCACCAGAAAAGTTTTCTAAGGCAGCTTTCGATGTGATTTATTCCCTGGAGTGCTTCCTCAGCCCGGTTGATAAGTTCTTGCAGTCGTTCATAAGGAATGGAGTGCAGTAAATCTTCCTTTCCTTTAAAGTGCTGGTAAATGATGGCGTCGGATACGCCGGCTTTTTTAGCGATTTCTGAAATGGTTGCAGCAGTTGCCCCCTTTTTTGAGAACACCTTCTCGGCGGATTGTATAATTTTTATTCGTTTGGGACTCATTTATTTTAAAGTGCTTTCTTTAAGATGCGGTTTTTTGTAAAAAGTTGAGAAAAGCTCGGAATGACTTTTATCTCCCGGTGTAAATTATCGAATTGTTTCCTTTCCCCCTTGTTCGTGTCGATTAAGTATAGCGATGCGCATTCACAGTTGTCAATCCTAATTCGGTTTCACCTGAAGTTAACAGCTTGTATCTTGCCGCTAAAACCTGAGAGGATAAAAAAATTTTTATAAAAATTAAGATATTAAAATATGAATGAGGATTATTCATAACGTTTAACCAATTCGGCTTCATGCCTAATGACTCCGTATTTCAGCGGTAAAATATAATAACACCTTAAAAATAAAGTTAAATAAAACCTTGAAGCGTACTCGGTGTCATTCATGGATTGCAGTTTCAATTCCCTGTTCCAAGAAAATGAAATGAACGAGACAGAATAGCATGTGAAAAAGGCGAAATAAGGGGCGATCCCATCACGCAGTTTGTTAAAAATAATAAATATCAAATAAATACAAGCTAAATAGAAAATAGATGGCTTGCAATGATGGTATGCGGTTTCTATTGCAATGTTTACATTAAAATTTTACGTCAATACGAAAAAAATATAAAACCTCGGCATGACAACTAATTGTTAAACTTGTAAATTAAAAATATTTTATATAAATTAAAAATAAATATTGACAGATCCTCAGTTTAATCGTATTCAATGATTAAATTCAGACAAGGCGCCTAAGCCACTTACTCTTCTCTTCCATTACGTCAGGCGCCATAAAGATTCGGCGGTTCTGTAAAAAGCCCGCCAAAACCAAGCAATTCAAAATCGATGTAATACTAAAGTTAGCACCTTAACATACGAGTAACCATTTTTTGCACGCATCAATATGACTGCCACATCATCACATTAGGGGGGAGTATGCCTGAAATTTTTACTAAGGATTGGTACGACGCGATCATGGAACAAGCCAACAGCACTGGAGCGCTTAAAAAGACGGCACCGCCGGGCGAGTGGCGAATGGCCATGGAAGTCGTGGGGGATGGCAAATCACCGTATGTTCCCGAAGGCGTCACCAAAAATTTGTTTATTTGTCTACAGGATGGCGCACTGGTGGACTACAAAGAGTTTCCTGAAAAAATTCCCGGAAAAAACCTTCAATATCGATTTACCGGCCCTGCCAGCGTTTTTGAAGGTATTGCCGCTGGTGTTCTGGACCCTGTGGAAGCCGGACTCACCGGCGCCATCAGCATTCGCGGCGATATGCGGCTGTTGATGCAGCATACCAAACTCATGGATGCCATTTACAGCGTATATGTCCAAAACAACCCGACGGACTGGGCCAAGGGAAAGCCTCCGTATCAGTCGTAAGGGGGATTGGCGGCGCGATGGGCTTTCAGCCGCCGGAGCCTCTGCGGTATGCGTTTGACAATCTGAAGGTAAAGAATATCGATTCATTTCAACTTTAGCGGGGGAGGTAGAATGAAAAGCACGGATTATGACGCCATTATTATTGGCGCGGGGCATAATGGCATGGCGTTATCGACCTATCTCGGAAAAAGCGGATGGCGTGTTTTGGTACTGGAAAGAAGGCAGGAAGAAGGCGGCGGGTTGTCCACGGAGTGCTATACCCTGCCGGGACACCTTCATAACCTTCACAGCAATTATCACACCTTCGTGGGGCTGTGTCCGGTGTATGACGATTTGGGATTGATCGGCGATGATGGTGTGACCTATGCGCATCCTGCGGTTCAGATGGGCTCTATTTTTGAAGATGGCACCGCGATCACGATCCATACAGATATGGCAAAAACCCACGCGTCGATGAGCCGTTTCTCCACCAAGGATGCGGATACCTTCATGCGTCTTTATAAAGAGGTAAAGGGGTTTCAGGATCTGATGATTCAGGCGCTCATGTATGCCCCGCCGATTCATGTCAATGATATCACCCGTGCCCTGACCAGTTTCGGTGTGGAAGAAAAGACTGAGTTTTTCAGGGCCAAACTCAGGTCCATGACGGTTCACGATTTTCTAAATAAGCATTTTGAAAACGAGAAGATCAAAGTAATGCTGGCATTCCATGCCGCGGTGTGCGGGTATTGTACGGATACGGTGGGGCTGGCAGTTTCTTTTCCCTTTATGCTCGGGAAAATCGATAATTGGCGACTCGCTCTGGGCGGATCGCATCGCTTGGCCCATGCCCTGTGGCGCCAGATGCGGCGTGCCGGTGTGACGCTTCTGCCCGCGGCACCGGTTCAACAAATACTGCTTGAAGATGGCCGGGCCGTAGGCGTTCGCCTTGAAGACGGCACCGAGTTTCATGCGAGCAAGCTCGTTGCCAGCAGCATTGATCTGGATCAAACGTTCAATAAAATGCTTCCGGCGGGTGCCGTGCCGGATGATATCCATAAGGTGGTGGATGGTTACAAATACCAGGACGCCTCTACCTACACGGTTCATCTAGCGATGCGCAAGATCCCCACCTATAAGGCAGCGCAATTTGATCCGGATATCAATAAGGCCTGGGTGTTGAATATTGGCTATAATACCCTGGAAGATTATAGCCGCGATTGGGCGGATATCCGCAATAAGCGCGTACCGGAGCCAAAATTGAATGTGGCGGTCAATTCCCTCTATGACCCCTATGATGCACCGGAGGGGGCGGCTACCGGCATGCTTCGATTGTTTGCACCTTACGAAATCGGGGATAAGGGGTCCGGCGGTTGGGATGCCAACAATTTCAAAAAGGTCTATATGCAGCGCTGCATTTCAAAATGGCAGCAATATTGCGAGGACTTCACGGATGCCGATATTCTGATGGCAAAGCCCTATACGCCTTATGACATCAGCGCCAAGTTAATCAACATGGTCAACGGCGACTGGATGGTGGGAAAGATAGCGGACGATAACCTCCTGGCCCAACGCCCCGCAAGCATGCTGTCTCAATACAGAACACCTGTCAAGGGGCTGTATCTTTGCGGTTCATGTACGCATCCCCACGGGTTTATCACCTTCGGTCCCGGCTATAATGCCTTGAGCGTCATTGCGGATGATTTTGGTTTGGAAAAATGGTGGGCGGAAGTTTGATCGGTGCTTTAAACCGCTAAACGTGCCGGGCCATTCTATTTGCCCGGATACAAAAATCAGAAGGAGTGTGCCATGCCACATAACGAATATGATGCGATTATTATCGGCGGCGGAAGTCAGGGCCTTACTCTTGGGGCTTATCTTGCCCGATCCGGGGTAAAAGTAGCGATTCTTGAACGCAAACATGAAGAGGGCGGATGCTTTTGTACGCGGGAAACCACGGCGCCGGGGTTCTTGCACAACCATGCGCAGTGCATGGAATTTATGGACTGGATGCCCTTTTACTACGATTTTAATCTGGAAAGTTTAGGCGCCAGAACGGTTTATCCGGATGCGCAATTCGGCATCGCTTTTTCAGACGGGCGCCCGCCCATTGTGCTTCATAGTGTGGCCAAGGAAGAAAATTTTGCTCTTTCGCACAAATCCATCTCGGTCTATTCAAAGCAGGATGCGGATAATTGGGTGGCGTGCCGAAAAAGAGCGGTCGCCTTGGAACCCCTGTTCTGCCAGTTTTTCTATAACCCGCCGACCATGCCGAGTAAAGAGAATCCCGATCCCTTGCATACCGTCGGAATGGTCATGATGGAGCAGATGGGACTGCCCGCGCATCTCAACTATGGGTCCGGAAGAACGTTGGTCGACTATCTTTTTGAAACGCCGGAACTAAGAACGCTATTCTACAAAGGGCTGGAAGACTGGGGAACCTCCCTGGAAATGATGGGAATGGGGCCGATTGCCTTGATCAGCCTGTTTTTCATTGAGCAAAACTCTCGCCTGGGCATCGGTGGAACCCATACCCTGGCGCATGCCATGGTAATGGCGGCGGTCAACGCAGGTGCGGATTTCTATGAAAATGCCGGCGTATCGAAAATTATCGTGGAAGGCGGCAAAGCCGTCGGTGTGCGGCTGACGGACGGGACTGAAATGCGTGCCGGAAAACTGGTCGCCTCCAATGCGGATCTCAAGCAGACACTGCTTGGCATGGTGGGCGAGGAAAATCTGAGCCCTCTTTGGGTCAAACGGACCAAAGCATTTCGATACGGCCGCTCCTGCGTGCTCGGCTCCACGCATATGGCGCTTCATGAGGCGCCGAATTATAAGAGCGCCAAGCATGATCCTGCGATTAACAAGTGCTTGATCGTGGTCACCGGATTTGATGAGCCCCAGCAGTTGATCGATCATGTCCGGGAAGTCGAGGCCGGCAAGATTCCAACAATTCCGGGTCTTTTTTGTGCGGTCAATTCCCTGTTTGATCCGACTTATGCTCCTCCGGGCAAGCATGCCATGTCGGCATGGATTTTCTTTCCCAAAGCAAGCAAACTTACCCGAGCAGAGTGGGCGGAAGTCAGAGCGACCTACAACGATCGAATCATCGAGCACTTCACCCGGTGGGCGCCGAATATGACCCGCGATAACGTGATTGCCGACTTTTTTGAAACCCCGCTGGACCTTCAGGATGATAAACTGATACCGGAAGGCGACTTTTGCCTGGGCGCCATGAATCCGGATCAGATGGCGCATAACCGGCCGTTTTTGGAGGCGGCCATGTATCGCGCCGAAATTAAAAATCTCTATCTTTGCAGCTCCGGGCAGCATCCGTTGGGAGGGATTTCCTGCGGGGTCGGTTACAATGCTTATAAGGTGATTGCCGAAGATTTGGGGCTGACTTATAAGCCGTGGGAAACCAGCGGACGGGGATATTAACAGCAGCTTTCGGCTATCAGCTATCAGCTATGAGCTATCAGCTATCAGCTATCAGCTATCAGCTATCAGCTAAAAAAGGAGAACGCATAATGGCTATGGAGGCAATGCAACCCCCGGAAAAGACCAGCTCCCTTGAGACCCTTTTAAACTTGCCGTTACGCGGTGAGAACCCGTACATCACGCAATGGAAGAATGCCGGTGGAAGAATTTTCGGGTATATCTGCAGTTATGTCCCTGAAGAGGTGCTTTACGCGCACGAGGGGCCCGGAAAGATTCTTCCCATACGAATGGGCGCACAGGGGTGTCAGACCACGGAAGACGCCGATATTCACATGAACAAGATCATGTGCAGTTTTGCCAGGTGTCTGTTGCAGTTGGGGTTGACCGGAGAATACGATTTTCTGGATGGCCTTGTGGTGACCAATTGCTGCGAGCATATGAGAAGAATTTATGAGCAATGGCGGGATCACACAAAAACCCCCGTGCTCAGTATGATTTCCGTTCCGCATGAGGTCGGCGGTGCCAATCGGCTATCATGGTATTCAGAAGAGATTCAGAATATGACCTCTGATATCGGAAAGAAATTCGGATACCGCGCGACGGAGGCTTCCCTTCGAAGCGCAGCCCAAATTTACGATCGGTACAGGGCACTGATGCTGGCGCTTTACGCCCTGCGCGCGGCTGAATTTCCGCTGTTGACCGGCTCGGAAGCCATGAAAATTGCCCAGGCCGGTTTTTCGATGCCCAAAGAGGTGTTTAACGACATGCTCGAAGAGGCCCTTGAGGAACTTCGCGCACGACCGGGAATTCACGATGCCAGGGCAAGGCTGATGGTCTGTGGCAGCTATTTGGATGACACATTTCTGATGGATGTGATCGAGAGCACCGGCGCGATCGTTGTGACCGACTCGCTGTGTTCCATGCGTAAATACATTGAGGGAAGCATTGGAGAGGCGGCTGATCCCATGGCGGCGATTATCAAACGATACTTCAGCAAGATTTCCTGCCCGCGGATGGTAAACAGTTATTCAAATCGCCTCGATTTTACCCGAAAGCTGGTCCGTGATGCAAAGGTGGATGGCGTTATATTTGAAAGAATGTCGTTTTGCGATAACCATGCCGTCGAAAATTTAATGGAGAGCAAGGTGCTTGAGAAAGAGGGAATTCCCACCTTGCATCTTGAAAGAGAGTATATGGCTGGCGATACAGGGCGTTATAAAACCCGGGTTCAAGCATTTCTGGAGAAAATCGGGAAATAAAAACGGGGGCCGTTCGTACCGCAGTCACCCGATATATGGACCACAACTCAACCAAAAGGAATGAAAAACCATGGAACCGTCCGCTCTGGAAAAATTTGATTATATTCGCCGGCTGCATGCCGGGTGTGATCTGATAATCGGCGGAATCGATACCGGCTCGAAAACCCCGATGGAACTGGCCGGCTATTTGCCGGCAATGGTGGAACAACTACCGCCATACCACGCTCAAGTGTTATCGCAAATACAGCCGGATTTGATTGAAGCGGCACTGAAAGAGAAAAACAGAAATGCCATCCGGGCGCATGTTCTTGCCGTAAAACAGTATTTGGTGAACCTGACGGATGCCATCGACCAGGAAAAACCCATTATCAGCCACTTTCCATCCATGACACCGGAAATCTTTCTCAGTATGGATCTGGCGCCGCTTTCTTCAGAATTGTTTTCGCTTTTTCT contains the following coding sequences:
- a CDS encoding NAD(P)/FAD-dependent oxidoreductase, with amino-acid sequence MKSTDYDAIIIGAGHNGMALSTYLGKSGWRVLVLERRQEEGGGLSTECYTLPGHLHNLHSNYHTFVGLCPVYDDLGLIGDDGVTYAHPAVQMGSIFEDGTAITIHTDMAKTHASMSRFSTKDADTFMRLYKEVKGFQDLMIQALMYAPPIHVNDITRALTSFGVEEKTEFFRAKLRSMTVHDFLNKHFENEKIKVMLAFHAAVCGYCTDTVGLAVSFPFMLGKIDNWRLALGGSHRLAHALWRQMRRAGVTLLPAAPVQQILLEDGRAVGVRLEDGTEFHASKLVASSIDLDQTFNKMLPAGAVPDDIHKVVDGYKYQDASTYTVHLAMRKIPTYKAAQFDPDINKAWVLNIGYNTLEDYSRDWADIRNKRVPEPKLNVAVNSLYDPYDAPEGAATGMLRLFAPYEIGDKGSGGWDANNFKKVYMQRCISKWQQYCEDFTDADILMAKPYTPYDISAKLINMVNGDWMVGKIADDNLLAQRPASMLSQYRTPVKGLYLCGSCTHPHGFITFGPGYNALSVIADDFGLEKWWAEV
- a CDS encoding LuxR C-terminal-related transcriptional regulator, yielding MGKNTSDSGSNESAVCKLDARSVFDSLSAHIAILDENGVIVDTNQAWRDFAVQNGKSSGYDSIGENYLRICELAEGEDAAVAKKIAAGIGQVTKGLRKEFVHDYPCHSPSARYWYYIRVIRMSGRRPVYVVVSHEDITNLKLTEEALRNSREALEETNIALKVLLKQREADKLELEKKVLANVKELVFPYLNKLKTAPLKAREKTIVDIIVDHLNDIISPLMQSLSHLNIFLTPQEMQIATLVKDGKSTQEISDLLHISEATVSFHRKNIRKKLGISNQNRNLRSYLMTLEK
- a CDS encoding pyridoxamine 5'-phosphate oxidase family protein, yielding MTDTEFIRQQVLELITRQKLGVLSTYGDGQPFASLVAIAGTEDLKHLIFATPKSTRKFNNILMHPKVAVLVNSSTNRVADIQEAAAVTVTGKAVEVMDSSSRKAFADIFVDKHPHLKAFIAEPATALVCVIADTYYLVKQFQNVMTLQIT
- a CDS encoding TetR/AcrR family transcriptional regulator, producing MSPKRIKIIQSAEKVFSKKGATAATISEIAKKAGVSDAIIYQHFKGKEDLLHSIPYERLQELINRAEEALQGINHIESCLRKLFWCHLSFFAQHKELAKILILQCRPSDHFYTTPAYEVLQKYESIIAGILQNGVREGIFREDIPMSFVQDAIIGMLDFETLGIAVTGETADPMANIDDMIAMIHAMISKSTVSVQQISTEDKILIAAEKVFDAKGFLKATMSEIASAAGVAEGTVYDYFANKDQLMISIPKKRIERYYTKVEELFHATRPATKLERYIQFIFSFFLKDYEISKVFYQILLSQQFYASDGYKSFQHHFGVIEDIVTEGVKTGDFRPNANARLFRNMFMGICTRFAISWFILEQPADKIKQVNMMTELLISSIST
- a CDS encoding 2-hydroxyacyl-CoA dehydratase family protein, encoding MAMEAMQPPEKTSSLETLLNLPLRGENPYITQWKNAGGRIFGYICSYVPEEVLYAHEGPGKILPIRMGAQGCQTTEDADIHMNKIMCSFARCLLQLGLTGEYDFLDGLVVTNCCEHMRRIYEQWRDHTKTPVLSMISVPHEVGGANRLSWYSEEIQNMTSDIGKKFGYRATEASLRSAAQIYDRYRALMLALYALRAAEFPLLTGSEAMKIAQAGFSMPKEVFNDMLEEALEELRARPGIHDARARLMVCGSYLDDTFLMDVIESTGAIVVTDSLCSMRKYIEGSIGEAADPMAAIIKRYFSKISCPRMVNSYSNRLDFTRKLVRDAKVDGVIFERMSFCDNHAVENLMESKVLEKEGIPTLHLEREYMAGDTGRYKTRVQAFLEKIGK
- a CDS encoding SCP2 sterol-binding domain-containing protein codes for the protein MPEIFTKDWYDAIMEQANSTGALKKTAPPGEWRMAMEVVGDGKSPYVPEGVTKNLFICLQDGALVDYKEFPEKIPGKNLQYRFTGPASVFEGIAAGVLDPVEAGLTGAISIRGDMRLLMQHTKLMDAIYSVYVQNNPTDWAKGKPPYQS
- a CDS encoding NlpC/P60 family protein, whose translation is MRFTIQAGAFSTVENAIRLTQALELKRLSAYYYHDKSGLFKVRFGDFASQEEAMVKAKSLVNAGIIREHYIVSLAGYPAAKSLAYNAPALRESLVETAENFIGLPYQWGGTSPDEGFDCSGLVMAVYQVNGFNLPRCSQDQYASGEPIDRHDLKKGDLVFFSFIHPDQISHVGVYTGNDGFIHAPGKGKTIRKDAISDPCFATRYAGARTYLR
- a CDS encoding NAD(P)/FAD-dependent oxidoreductase, whose translation is MPHNEYDAIIIGGGSQGLTLGAYLARSGVKVAILERKHEEGGCFCTRETTAPGFLHNHAQCMEFMDWMPFYYDFNLESLGARTVYPDAQFGIAFSDGRPPIVLHSVAKEENFALSHKSISVYSKQDADNWVACRKRAVALEPLFCQFFYNPPTMPSKENPDPLHTVGMVMMEQMGLPAHLNYGSGRTLVDYLFETPELRTLFYKGLEDWGTSLEMMGMGPIALISLFFIEQNSRLGIGGTHTLAHAMVMAAVNAGADFYENAGVSKIIVEGGKAVGVRLTDGTEMRAGKLVASNADLKQTLLGMVGEENLSPLWVKRTKAFRYGRSCVLGSTHMALHEAPNYKSAKHDPAINKCLIVVTGFDEPQQLIDHVREVEAGKIPTIPGLFCAVNSLFDPTYAPPGKHAMSAWIFFPKASKLTRAEWAEVRATYNDRIIEHFTRWAPNMTRDNVIADFFETPLDLQDDKLIPEGDFCLGAMNPDQMAHNRPFLEAAMYRAEIKNLYLCSSGQHPLGGISCGVGYNAYKVIAEDLGLTYKPWETSGRGY